The Oceanicaulis alexandrii DSM 11625 DNA segment TGGAGAAAATGGTACCGCCTCCCTGGATTGAACAGGGGACCTCTAGATCCACAATCTAGCGCTCTAACCAACTGAGCTAAGGCGGCACGCAATGCGCCCTGCCGGGGCCTGGAAGCCCGGTCGGCAGGGCGCGGAAACTAGCGCCGCGCGCGGCGGCGCGCAAGACCCGTGTCTGCGCTTTGCGCACACCCGTTTCAGTGCTCAGGCATAGCCCTGCTCGGCGATATGACGCTCGAGGTTTTCGATGCGCGTGGCGTCCGAGGGGTGAGTGGACATCAGCTCAATCGGCCGGCGGGCGTTTTGCGCGGCCTTGGCGCGCCAGAACGCCAGCGCTTCTGACGGACGGTAGCCTGATCGCGCCATGTAATCGACGCCCAGAATGTCCGCTTCCAGCTCGTGCTGACGCGAATAGGGCAACAGCACGCCATAGGTCACGCCCGTGCCCAGAATGCCGGCCCAGGTGTCGCTGTTCTCCACATTGGCGGCGCCGAGACCGGCGTTCACCACTGCGAGCCCCAGCCCCGCCGCGGCCTGTTGACGCGCGCGTTGGGCGGCGTGATTGCGGCTGAGATGGGCCACTTCATGGCCCATGACCGTGGCCACCTGGTCGTCATTGCTCATGGTCTCGAGAATGCCGCGATAAAAGGCGACCTTGCCGCCGGGCAGCACCCAGGCGTTTTGCTGGTCTGAGTCAAAGACCACGAATTCCCATTGGTATTGGGTCAGCCCCGACGCCGGCACGATGCGCTGGCCCACGCGGCGGACCTTGTTGTTCAGATTGCGGTCCTGGCTGATGCGTTCTTGCTGGCGCGCCTGTTCCCAAGCGGCCTGCGAGGCCTGCATGATCTGGGCGTCAGACACCAGCGCCGCGCCGAAACCACCATCGGTGGCGCATCCGGCCAGCGGAAACACCGTGCCCGCCGCCAGTCCGACCAGCAATTCACGGCGTCCCATGGTGACGCGCGGCAACGCGTTCAGTTCGTCTTCGGTCATAATGGTCTCCCCCTGTATGATCTTCCGGCCTGTTCGCCATTAAATCGCCGCTTCCAGCCCTTACCTGCTGTGGCCAGACTGAGCGATATGGTGAATCATTGTCGCTCATCGCGGGAAATCCGCAAGCCGGGGACGGGACGCGCCCGCCCCTGAACGCGCTGTTTTTGGA contains these protein-coding regions:
- a CDS encoding M48 family metallopeptidase translates to MTEDELNALPRVTMGRRELLVGLAAGTVFPLAGCATDGGFGAALVSDAQIMQASQAAWEQARQQERISQDRNLNNKVRRVGQRIVPASGLTQYQWEFVVFDSDQQNAWVLPGGKVAFYRGILETMSNDDQVATVMGHEVAHLSRNHAAQRARQQAAAGLGLAVVNAGLGAANVENSDTWAGILGTGVTYGVLLPYSRQHELEADILGVDYMARSGYRPSEALAFWRAKAAQNARRPIELMSTHPSDATRIENLERHIAEQGYA